One window of Dysgonomonas mossii genomic DNA carries:
- the secDF gene encoding protein translocase subunit SecDF, translating to MQNKGFVITFAILLTLVCLFYLSFTFVTRSYDKKAEEYAAAYATEHAKGDQLLYDELYNKQYTFYIDSMSTEKVWPKGILGIGDSIGYTLKECREKEIGLGLDLKGGMSVIVEVDAAAVLRSLGDPDNEAFQTALGQASDENRKGSNRDYISIFVDKFKASNGNNKLASIFSTKLRDQVSPTDDDNKVVAVLRTELQSVADNSFNVLRTRIDRFGVVAPNIQKLDRAERILIELPGVKEPERVKKLLQGSANLEFWKTYNLQEIQNYIELMDQRSKEVLAANGTTAPVATDSLAAATTDSVKVESTDNLGFTKPLRSYFTTFAGGAIVGFVNKTDTAAVNRILHRYQDLYPGDLTFAWGFKAEDLKETQFALYSLRGDGIKKGPALDGDVVISAKADQSQHGSAWEVDMQMNTTGAQRWATITGAEQGRSIAIVLDGSVYSAPNVQNKIEGGRSQITGRFTVDDAKDLENVLKSGKMKAGVHIVQEDIVGPSLGQEAITAGIFSFLLALVLLMIYICVIYGLIPGLIANSALIVNLFFTIGILAAFGAVMTLPGITGLVLALALAVDANVLIYERTREELRAGKNVKVAVVDGYRHAFSAIFDGHASQVITAIILAYFGTGPIQGFATTLIIGIIASFLTSVFLTRIFYEYMFEKGKFRNLTFSTSLSKKLFLNTNINFLGMTKKVVIFSAIILVSGLASLFINGLNGGIDFTGGRNYLIRFDKNVNADDIEKLLVPEFQGSTVLVLTSGSASQSSTTSQVRVTTNYKVEEATDAVETEIRAKMTSALKEYLAPNTTIDSYIQSSQRVGPSVADDLKTAATIAVVIAVICMAVYILIRFRNIAFSAGTFFAVAHDAVLVIFLYSLLYKIMPFSMEIDQSFIAAVLTVVGYSINDKVVIFDRIREIRNMYPKRNITETINEALNSTLGRTMNTSLSSMLVVFCIFLLGGDTIRSFTFAIFIGIIIGTYSSVFVATPIAWAIFKKEEKNKDTAIEAK from the coding sequence ATGCAAAACAAAGGCTTTGTAATTACTTTTGCAATACTCCTAACATTAGTTTGTTTGTTTTACTTGTCTTTTACGTTTGTAACAAGAAGTTACGATAAGAAAGCGGAAGAATACGCAGCTGCATACGCTACGGAGCATGCAAAAGGCGATCAACTACTCTATGATGAGTTGTATAATAAGCAATATACTTTCTACATAGACTCAATGTCTACAGAGAAAGTTTGGCCTAAAGGTATCCTGGGCATTGGAGATAGCATCGGCTATACCCTGAAAGAATGCCGTGAGAAAGAAATTGGCCTCGGACTAGACCTTAAAGGTGGTATGAGTGTTATTGTGGAAGTTGATGCTGCCGCAGTACTTCGTTCACTTGGAGATCCCGACAATGAGGCGTTTCAAACAGCTTTAGGGCAGGCTTCGGACGAAAACAGAAAAGGAAGTAACCGAGACTATATCTCTATTTTTGTTGATAAATTCAAAGCTAGTAACGGTAATAACAAATTAGCATCGATATTCAGTACAAAACTGAGAGATCAGGTATCTCCTACCGATGATGATAATAAAGTAGTAGCTGTTTTAAGAACAGAATTGCAAAGCGTTGCTGACAACTCATTCAATGTGTTGCGTACACGTATCGACCGTTTTGGGGTAGTTGCTCCTAACATTCAGAAACTAGACCGTGCAGAACGTATACTAATCGAATTGCCGGGAGTTAAAGAACCTGAACGTGTGAAGAAACTATTGCAAGGTAGCGCAAATCTTGAGTTCTGGAAAACATACAACCTACAGGAAATCCAAAACTATATTGAGTTGATGGATCAGCGTTCGAAAGAAGTGTTAGCTGCAAATGGTACTACTGCACCTGTAGCTACAGATTCTCTAGCTGCTGCAACCACAGACTCTGTAAAAGTAGAAAGCACCGATAATCTTGGATTTACAAAACCACTTCGTTCATACTTTACAACCTTTGCAGGTGGAGCTATCGTAGGTTTTGTAAATAAAACAGATACAGCTGCCGTAAATAGAATTTTACACAGATATCAAGATTTATACCCTGGCGACTTAACATTTGCTTGGGGCTTCAAAGCTGAAGATCTAAAAGAAACACAATTTGCACTATATTCACTTCGTGGTGATGGTATCAAAAAAGGTCCGGCTCTTGATGGAGATGTTGTAATCTCGGCTAAAGCTGACCAGTCTCAACACGGTTCTGCATGGGAAGTAGATATGCAGATGAATACTACAGGAGCGCAACGTTGGGCTACTATCACAGGAGCTGAACAAGGAAGAAGCATCGCTATCGTTCTTGACGGGTCTGTATATTCAGCACCAAACGTTCAAAACAAAATTGAAGGTGGTCGTTCTCAGATCACAGGTCGTTTTACTGTAGATGATGCAAAAGACTTAGAGAACGTTCTTAAGTCTGGTAAGATGAAAGCAGGTGTACATATCGTACAAGAAGATATTGTTGGACCATCACTCGGACAGGAAGCTATTACTGCCGGTATATTCTCATTCTTATTAGCCTTGGTATTATTAATGATCTATATCTGCGTTATTTACGGATTGATACCGGGATTAATCGCAAACTCGGCGCTAATTGTCAACTTGTTCTTCACCATAGGTATTCTAGCGGCTTTTGGAGCGGTGATGACACTACCGGGTATAACAGGGCTTGTATTGGCACTTGCGCTTGCTGTGGATGCTAACGTATTGATTTATGAGCGTACAAGGGAAGAATTAAGAGCGGGTAAAAACGTGAAAGTTGCCGTAGTAGACGGTTACAGACATGCATTTTCTGCTATCTTCGACGGTCACGCATCTCAGGTAATTACGGCTATCATTCTAGCATACTTCGGAACAGGTCCGATACAAGGATTTGCTACAACGTTGATAATTGGTATCATTGCTTCGTTCCTTACTTCTGTATTCCTTACACGTATATTCTATGAATATATGTTCGAAAAAGGTAAATTCAGAAATCTTACATTCTCTACATCTCTTTCTAAGAAACTGTTCTTGAATACAAATATCAATTTCTTAGGAATGACCAAAAAAGTTGTTATCTTCTCTGCCATCATTTTGGTGTCAGGATTGGCTTCATTATTTATCAATGGATTGAACGGAGGTATTGACTTTACAGGTGGACGAAACTATTTGATTCGTTTCGACAAGAATGTAAATGCTGATGATATAGAAAAACTATTAGTTCCCGAATTCCAAGGTTCTACAGTTCTTGTACTAACCAGTGGATCGGCAAGCCAATCTTCTACAACAAGTCAGGTGCGTGTTACAACAAACTACAAAGTAGAAGAAGCTACAGATGCTGTAGAAACAGAGATCAGAGCTAAAATGACCAGCGCATTGAAAGAATATCTGGCACCAAATACAACAATCGACAGCTATATACAAAGTTCTCAACGTGTAGGGCCAAGTGTTGCCGACGACTTGAAGACCGCTGCCACAATCGCAGTTGTAATTGCCGTAATATGTATGGCTGTCTATATCCTTATCCGTTTCCGCAACATAGCGTTCTCGGCAGGTACATTCTTCGCAGTAGCACACGATGCTGTATTGGTTATTTTCTTATACTCTTTACTATATAAGATAATGCCATTCTCGATGGAAATCGACCAGTCGTTTATTGCTGCGGTATTGACGGTAGTAGGTTACTCTATCAATGACAAGGTTGTAATCTTCGACCGTATCCGCGAAATCAGAAACATGTATCCAAAACGCAATATAACCGAAACTATTAATGAGGCATTGAACTCAACATTAGGACGTACGATGAATACATCATTGAGTTCTATGTTGGTTGTATTCTGTATCTTCTTATTAGGTGGTGATACTATCAGAAGCTTCACATTTGCGATCTTCATCGGTATTATTATCGGTACATATTCTTCCGTATTTGTTGCTACTCCAATAGCATGGGCTATCTTCAAGAAAGAAGAAAAGAATAAGGATACTGCAATTGAAGCGAAATAA
- the dnaB gene encoding replicative DNA helicase: MAESNFRNQGKRKPKETTLVPDIGKIQPQARELEEAILGALMLEKDAYSVVSDILKPESFYDSIHQIIYRAIVDLAVRQAPIDMLTVVEQLRKDGELETVGGPVYIAQLTEKVASAAHIEFHARIIAQKYLARELISFSSNVTSKAFDETVDVDDLMQEAESKLFEISQGNVKKDVTQINPVIKEALHLLEIAANRPEGLSGLETGFTPLDKITSGWQNSDLVIIAARPAMGKTAFVLSMAKNMAVSYKYPVALFSLEMSNVQLVNRLIVNTCEIPGEKIKNGQLLPYEWEQLDFKIKELYDAPLFIDDTPSLSVFELRTKARRLVREHGVRIIIIDYLQLMNASGMNYGSREQEVSMISRSLKGLAKELNIPIIALSQLNRGVEGRTGAEGKRPQLSDLRESGAIEQDADMVCFIHRPEYYKILEDDKGNSLIGLAEIIIAKHRNGATGDVLLRFKSEFARFQNIDDDYNFGAGQQFSSKINNHPVADQPPHPMQGGGNDFVPF, from the coding sequence ATGGCAGAGTCAAATTTTAGGAATCAGGGAAAACGCAAACCAAAGGAAACAACTTTAGTTCCGGATATAGGAAAAATACAACCACAGGCCAGAGAGTTGGAAGAGGCCATACTCGGAGCCCTAATGCTAGAGAAAGATGCTTATTCGGTTGTTAGTGATATTCTTAAACCAGAAAGTTTTTACGATTCCATTCATCAGATTATATACAGAGCAATAGTAGATCTGGCTGTACGTCAGGCTCCGATCGATATGCTTACTGTTGTCGAACAATTACGCAAAGACGGAGAATTGGAGACAGTGGGAGGCCCTGTATATATAGCACAGTTGACTGAGAAAGTGGCATCTGCTGCCCATATCGAATTTCATGCCCGTATTATAGCTCAAAAATATCTTGCACGCGAACTTATCTCTTTTTCATCAAATGTAACAAGCAAAGCATTTGATGAAACCGTAGATGTTGACGATCTCATGCAGGAAGCTGAGAGCAAACTATTCGAGATATCGCAGGGCAATGTGAAGAAGGATGTGACGCAGATCAACCCGGTCATCAAAGAAGCCTTACATTTACTTGAAATAGCGGCAAACCGTCCTGAAGGGTTAAGCGGTCTGGAAACAGGATTTACTCCGCTAGACAAGATAACTTCGGGTTGGCAAAACTCCGACTTGGTTATTATAGCAGCTCGTCCGGCGATGGGTAAAACCGCATTCGTGTTGTCAATGGCCAAAAATATGGCTGTGTCTTATAAATATCCGGTAGCATTATTCTCTCTCGAGATGTCGAACGTACAGCTCGTAAATCGTCTGATCGTAAATACATGCGAAATACCGGGTGAAAAGATAAAGAATGGGCAGTTGCTACCTTACGAGTGGGAACAGCTCGATTTCAAAATAAAAGAACTTTACGACGCACCGTTATTTATAGATGATACCCCGAGTTTGTCAGTTTTCGAACTGAGGACAAAGGCACGCCGTCTGGTCCGTGAGCATGGCGTTAGGATTATCATAATTGACTACCTCCAGCTAATGAATGCCAGCGGTATGAATTATGGTAGCCGTGAACAGGAGGTGAGTATGATATCCCGTTCATTGAAAGGATTAGCAAAAGAATTGAACATCCCAATTATTGCCCTTTCGCAGCTTAATCGTGGGGTTGAGGGGCGTACAGGGGCAGAGGGTAAGCGTCCGCAATTGTCTGACCTCCGCGAATCGGGAGCTATTGAGCAGGATGCCGATATGGTATGTTTTATCCACCGTCCTGAATATTATAAAATATTAGAAGATGATAAAGGTAACTCTTTGATAGGGCTTGCCGAAATTATTATAGCAAAGCATCGTAATGGTGCTACAGGCGATGTGTTGCTACGCTTCAAGAGTGAGTTTGCCCGTTTTCAGAATATTGATGACGATTATAATTTTGGAGCAGGTCAGCAGTTCTCATCTAAGATCAACAATCACCCTGTGGCAGATCAGCCACCACATCCTATGCAAGGTGGAGGGAATGACTTTGTTCCTTTCTAA
- the tsaD gene encoding tRNA (adenosine(37)-N6)-threonylcarbamoyltransferase complex transferase subunit TsaD, which yields MITILGIESSCDDTAAAVIQDGVLLSNVISSQKVHESYGGVVPELASRAHQQNIIPVVDQALKKAGVNKEDLSAIAFTRGPGLMGSLLVGTSFAKGLSSALNIPMVDVNHLHGHVLAHFIKENKDDDNQPQYPFLCLLVSGGNSQIILVKSYKEMEIVGQTIDDAAGEAFDKCAKVMGLGYPGGPVVDRLAKEGDPTKFKLNKPHIPGYNYSFSGLKTSFLYLLRDELKKDPDFIDKNKEDLCASLQKTIIDVLMEQLRRVAKDYNINEVAVAGGVSANSGLRAAFEDHAKRYDWKIHIPPFGYTTDNAAMIAITGYFKYLDKDFCSMDAAPYSRVVM from the coding sequence ATGATAACTATATTAGGAATAGAATCTTCCTGTGACGATACTGCAGCAGCCGTTATACAAGACGGGGTGCTTTTGTCAAATGTAATATCCAGCCAGAAGGTTCATGAAAGTTACGGGGGTGTTGTTCCCGAATTGGCTTCACGAGCACACCAGCAAAACATTATACCGGTGGTAGATCAGGCTTTAAAAAAGGCCGGAGTCAACAAAGAAGATCTGTCCGCAATTGCATTTACCCGAGGTCCGGGACTTATGGGTTCGTTGCTTGTGGGTACATCTTTTGCTAAAGGGCTATCGTCGGCACTAAATATCCCGATGGTTGATGTTAACCACCTGCACGGACATGTTTTGGCTCACTTTATCAAAGAGAATAAAGACGATGACAACCAACCACAGTATCCGTTCTTGTGTCTTTTAGTTTCGGGTGGAAATTCACAAATAATTCTTGTGAAGTCATACAAAGAAATGGAGATAGTAGGACAAACAATCGACGATGCCGCCGGCGAAGCTTTTGACAAATGTGCGAAAGTGATGGGACTGGGTTATCCCGGAGGACCTGTTGTTGACCGATTGGCAAAAGAAGGTGATCCTACCAAGTTTAAATTGAACAAACCGCATATACCGGGTTATAATTACAGCTTTAGCGGATTGAAAACTTCTTTCCTATACCTCTTGAGGGATGAACTGAAAAAAGACCCTGACTTTATTGATAAGAACAAAGAAGACCTTTGTGCGTCATTACAAAAGACTATCATCGATGTACTGATGGAACAACTCAGACGAGTAGCCAAAGATTACAATATAAATGAGGTTGCCGTAGCCGGAGGAGTATCTGCAAACTCGGGGCTTCGTGCAGCTTTCGAAGATCATGCAAAACGTTATGACTGGAAAATACATATCCCTCCTTTTGGATATACAACAGATAATGCGGCAATGATAGCTATTACAGGTTATTTTAAGTATTTAGACAAAGATTTTTGCTCTATGGATGCTGCTCCATACTCGAGGGTAGTAATGTAA
- a CDS encoding helix-turn-helix domain-containing protein → MKLAKIQLEDISEHIDPFAIKNFIISDKAVLFPPLSSNFPFILDGVAFAICIKGNARIKINFKEYDIEKNMIITIMPQFVTEFITRSEDLMLEFLIFSIDFLTEMPNISNFDISRSIMQNSCIKISETEANKYLEFHSFIVKQYKRRDHPFRNEMAKSLLYAMLTEIGNIYYNRIKDVSTYECDNMNTSSHQDELISRFFNLLLQYHKKERSLQFYASEMCLTPKYLSTIVKSRTGRTAFMWINEALIASAKHLLKTTTNTILQISDELNFPNPSFFGRFFKKHTGLTPVQYRET, encoded by the coding sequence ATGAAATTGGCAAAAATCCAACTAGAGGATATTTCAGAACATATAGATCCTTTTGCAATCAAAAATTTTATTATATCCGATAAAGCAGTATTATTTCCTCCTCTGTCCTCCAATTTTCCGTTTATACTCGATGGCGTAGCTTTTGCCATTTGTATTAAAGGGAATGCTCGTATAAAAATAAATTTCAAAGAATATGATATAGAGAAAAACATGATTATTACAATCATGCCTCAGTTTGTCACAGAATTTATCACACGTAGTGAAGATCTGATGCTTGAATTTTTAATTTTCTCTATAGACTTTCTAACAGAAATGCCCAATATATCGAACTTCGATATATCGAGAAGTATTATGCAAAACTCTTGTATAAAAATATCAGAAACGGAAGCTAACAAATATCTGGAGTTCCACTCTTTTATTGTTAAACAATACAAGCGCAGAGATCATCCATTCAGGAATGAAATGGCTAAAAGTCTCTTATATGCAATGCTAACCGAAATAGGTAATATATACTACAATCGGATCAAAGATGTAAGTACATACGAGTGTGATAACATGAATACATCTTCGCATCAGGATGAATTAATCTCACGCTTTTTTAATTTATTATTGCAATATCACAAAAAGGAACGATCGTTACAGTTCTATGCAAGTGAAATGTGTCTCACACCAAAATACTTATCAACTATTGTAAAAAGCAGAACAGGCAGAACAGCCTTTATGTGGATTAATGAAGCTTTGATTGCATCAGCAAAACATCTGCTAAAAACAACAACGAACACAATTTTACAGATATCAGACGAGTTAAATTTCCCCAATCCTTCTTTCTTCGGGCGATTTTTCAAGAAACATACAGGACTAACTCCCGTACAATACAGAGAGACTTAA
- a CDS encoding outer membrane beta-barrel protein, with product MKKLFFTLAIMLGLTATVSAQDVGQIWVGGSVGFNSTKIDGGDRVSSYRILPEVGYAFTNNMGVGIRLGYAHNKPALNGSVNSDIIFKDAFTVNPFLRMSFLKGTMGSLFVDGGAAYTYGKTDYMLSTGQTAAEKYKLNAWEVGFRPGVAVNVTDKITLTGKFGFLGYQHAKYAGIKGDNFGFDFDLSQTEIGVNLVF from the coding sequence ATGAAAAAGTTATTTTTTACACTTGCAATTATGTTAGGTCTAACAGCAACAGTTTCAGCACAAGATGTTGGTCAGATATGGGTTGGAGGTAGCGTTGGTTTCAACAGCACTAAAATTGACGGTGGCGACAGAGTATCATCATACCGTATTCTTCCTGAAGTAGGTTATGCATTTACTAATAATATGGGAGTAGGTATCAGATTGGGTTATGCACACAATAAGCCAGCATTAAACGGTTCTGTTAATTCCGATATTATTTTCAAAGATGCATTTACTGTAAATCCTTTCCTACGTATGTCATTCCTTAAAGGAACTATGGGTAGCCTCTTTGTTGATGGTGGTGCTGCATATACTTATGGAAAAACTGATTATATGCTATCTACAGGTCAGACTGCCGCTGAAAAGTATAAATTGAATGCTTGGGAAGTTGGTTTCCGTCCGGGTGTAGCAGTTAATGTTACAGATAAAATTACTTTAACAGGTAAATTCGGATTCTTAGGTTATCAACATGCAAAATATGCTGGAATCAAAGGTGATAATTTCGGATTCGATTTCGATCTTAGCCAAACAGAAATTGGTGTAAACCTTGTGTTCTAA
- a CDS encoding FprA family A-type flavoprotein: MLKPIPIEDDLYYIGVNDRTKNLFENLWPLPKGVSYNSYLLVDEKTALFDTVDVCYSDIFFHKLEIALNGKSLDYVIINHMEPDHSGSLGLLRNRFPNVQIVGNKRTAEMVQGFYGISDGVKIIEDGEELSLGSKHKLIFNLTPMVHWPETMMTYDTYHKIIFSGDAFGTFGTLDGGITDAQLHPERYYDEMVRYYSNVVGKFGSPVQKALEKLNTLEIKYICSTHGPIWTLDEQIKKVISIYDKLSRYEGDEGVVIAYGSMYGNTEQMAETVAYELAQQGIKEVILHNVSKRSHSYIIRDIFKYKGLIIGSPTYNNKLFPEVEYLISKIEGRDMKHRYFGYFGSFTWAGAAVKRLAQFASDSKFEVIGSPVEMKQAMNLNTYEDCVSLGKAMADRLKQDR, encoded by the coding sequence ATGTTAAAACCAATTCCAATAGAAGATGACCTTTACTATATCGGAGTAAATGACCGCACTAAGAATCTTTTCGAAAACTTATGGCCACTCCCTAAAGGCGTATCTTATAATTCATACCTTCTTGTAGATGAGAAGACAGCGCTTTTTGATACAGTAGACGTATGTTATTCTGATATCTTTTTCCATAAGTTGGAAATAGCCTTAAATGGAAAGTCTCTTGACTATGTAATCATCAATCACATGGAACCCGATCATTCAGGTTCTCTGGGATTGCTTAGAAACAGATTCCCGAACGTACAGATCGTAGGTAACAAACGTACGGCTGAGATGGTACAAGGATTTTATGGAATCTCAGATGGAGTAAAAATTATAGAAGACGGTGAGGAACTGTCTTTAGGTAGCAAGCATAAGCTTATTTTCAATCTGACGCCAATGGTACATTGGCCTGAAACAATGATGACATATGATACTTATCATAAAATCATATTCTCGGGCGATGCTTTTGGTACATTCGGAACTCTTGATGGTGGTATTACCGATGCGCAATTACATCCTGAACGTTACTACGATGAGATGGTGCGTTATTATTCTAACGTTGTAGGCAAGTTTGGCTCTCCGGTACAAAAAGCACTTGAAAAGCTTAATACTCTCGAAATAAAATATATCTGTTCTACACATGGGCCGATATGGACTCTTGACGAACAGATAAAAAAAGTAATAAGCATATACGACAAGCTAAGCCGTTATGAAGGCGATGAAGGCGTTGTGATTGCTTATGGCAGTATGTATGGCAACACTGAGCAAATGGCTGAAACAGTAGCTTACGAACTGGCTCAACAAGGGATAAAAGAGGTTATATTACATAATGTATCGAAGCGTTCACATTCATACATTATACGTGATATATTCAAATACAAAGGTTTGATCATCGGATCTCCGACATACAATAACAAACTCTTTCCTGAGGTAGAATATCTAATCTCGAAAATTGAGGGTCGTGATATGAAGCATCGTTATTTTGGGTATTTCGGATCATTTACCTGGGCGGGAGCAGCAGTTAAGCGTTTGGCTCAATTTGCAAGCGACAGTAAATTTGAAGTCATAGGCTCGCCGGTAGAAATGAAGCAAGCTATGAACCTAAATACTTATGAAGACTGTGTTTCTCTGGGAAAGGCTATGGCCGACAGACTTAAACAAGACAGATAA
- the lgt gene encoding prolipoprotein diacylglyceryl transferase yields MLSFITWDVNPDAFAILGREIRWYGILWATGVLLTTIVVQKMYKAEKLPEKWFDSLFIYVLTGLIIGARLGHCLFYDPVYYLSNPLKMLMVWEGGLSSHGGAIGMTVGIWLFSVRVTKKSMIWALDRLIVGVAIGATCIRLGNLMNSEIYGGTTTLPWGFNFVRDPHWHFPIAEGGSNELPCHPTQIYEALIYFAIFCVGLYLFYRTNAKNKQGLILGVSLIGIFLSRFFIEYIKNVQEPFEVNMIATFGINMGQLLSIPFVLWGIWLVWNATRKKEKKKQ; encoded by the coding sequence ATGCTTTCATTTATTACCTGGGATGTAAACCCTGATGCTTTTGCTATATTGGGACGAGAAATACGATGGTATGGAATACTTTGGGCTACCGGAGTACTGCTAACAACTATTGTTGTGCAAAAAATGTACAAAGCGGAGAAGCTGCCTGAGAAATGGTTCGATTCGTTATTCATCTATGTTCTCACGGGCCTCATTATCGGAGCACGATTGGGGCATTGTTTGTTTTACGACCCGGTATATTACCTAAGCAACCCGTTAAAGATGCTGATGGTATGGGAAGGTGGCTTATCGAGCCACGGAGGAGCAATAGGCATGACTGTAGGTATATGGCTGTTTTCGGTCAGAGTTACCAAAAAAAGTATGATATGGGCTCTCGATCGCTTAATAGTAGGTGTTGCCATTGGTGCAACATGTATCCGACTTGGTAATTTAATGAATTCTGAAATATACGGAGGAACAACAACTCTTCCTTGGGGTTTCAATTTTGTACGCGATCCGCACTGGCATTTTCCAATAGCTGAAGGTGGCTCAAACGAACTGCCATGTCATCCGACACAAATATATGAAGCTCTCATTTACTTCGCTATATTCTGTGTAGGACTATATCTATTCTATAGAACAAATGCAAAAAACAAACAAGGCCTGATATTAGGGGTCTCACTTATAGGGATTTTCCTTTCCAGATTTTTTATCGAATATATAAAAAATGTACAGGAGCCATTTGAGGTTAATATGATAGCTACTTTCGGTATTAATATGGGACAATTGCTAAGTATCCCATTCGTACTATGGGGTATCTGGCTGGTGTGGAATGCAACAAGAAAAAAAGAAAAAAAGAAACAATAG